Below is a window of Anas platyrhynchos isolate ZD024472 breed Pekin duck chromosome 13, IASCAAS_PekinDuck_T2T, whole genome shotgun sequence DNA.
CACCAGCACGAACTCCTTGAGGCGCTCGTTGTTCTTCCACACCAGGGCCAGGGAGCAGTCGTCTGTCAGCTCCAGGGGGGCGTCACCTGTCAGGGGGGGCACACCTCACACGCCTGCCCCCTGGCCAGGCCACACCACCCTGCCTGGACTAGGagcagccctgcccagcccagaTGGACAGGATAAACAcacagcagggccaggagggcaCAAATATCCCTGCCAGGTTCCCCAGCCCAGGGTGTCAGCACCCCACAACCAGTGTGAGAACTGCTGCTGGCAGTGTCTACGTGACCAGCATCTGTTCAGACAGGTGACCCAGCCACAGAGATCACCGTCCCTCTGTGGGTGCAGGGGGTTGAGGGGAACGGGTCTATTTGCTCAGGGGAACAGGCGCATCGTGCCTGAGAAGAGCTTCCAGGCAGCAGGCACCAGCTCCCGTGCCAGACACAGCTTTCATTGTCCTGGGACCAACAGCTCTCTGGGCCAGGAGCCTCTCGCTCCCTGGCCAGGAAGATCCACCACCACTCTCTCTGCCAGAGGCCACAAGGGAAGAAATCGGATCTCCCCAGGGCTCTGGGCTCACCTTTATCTTCCAGCTTGTACTCTTTGTTGGCGGCATCGATCTTGTTGATGTAGAACTGCGTGGCGCGGGCGCTCAGCGAGTCTGGAGTGTGCTGGTACCCAGGGATGGCAGCTGCGGACAGGCAGGGACAGATCTTTGGTGgcactgcctgcctgccctgcgTAGGGGCCAAGAATTCGCAGTGCCCCCACCCCCACCTCACATGCTACGGCCTTGCAGGGACACAACCACGTGCCCAGTGTCCTTGACTATTTTTAGCAGGCGCCTGCCCCTGGCAAGCTGCgctcctctgcctgcctgccttgccCCTTCTCTGCACATTGCTGCCATCCTGAGACGAGTGGCTGGAAACGTGACAGCCGGGCGGCCAAGCGCGAGAGGCTGCTCCCGTGCAGCTGAGTCAGAGCGAGGGAAACGAGGGAAAAAACGAGGCGCTCACAGCCCCCAGGGGCTCAGCCTCCCACGGGACtctggcagcccctgcctccccgCCCCTCTCCCGCAACAGCCCGGCCTCCTCCCAAGTCAGGGCTTTGCTGTGCCGCACGGGCTctgccagggcagggcagagcgtGGGCTGGCAGGCATTCCAGGTGGGGCAGCGCCGCCAAAACACGGCTCCCACGGCCTGCAGGATGCCTGCAGGGGTCTCCGGACCAAGCCACGTGGAGAACACAGATGGGGCGGCCTCCCACCACAGCAAGGAAGGAGAATTGCTCCCTGTCTTTCCCGGGGGCCATCCAGGCTCCTGGCACAGAGAGGGTTGGCACTGCGGCACCTCTTACCTTCGGGTTTGAGGGCTCTCTCGTAGGATGGCTCCTTCTCGCAGCAGCTGTCGCCCTGCGACTCCACGTGCTCGGAGAAGCCGGAATCCAAGCTCAGCAGGGAACTCCTGGCTGGCAGGACCTTGCTGCGGACGGTGCTGCTGTCACCCAGCTCTGGATGCAGCTCGGGCACGGCCGGCGAGAGCGGAGGCTCCTGCAGGAGGCCAGACGCCCTGTCCTCGTCCCCCAGCTCAGGGGCAGAGGTGGCGGCTGTGCAGCTGCTCTTGGCCAGGGGCTCCGGCTTGTCGGGGAGCAgcggctgcagcccctgctctggtGACATCCGTCCCAGCTGGAAGGGAGGCTGGAACACGCTGACCGAGTACCTGGGCAAGGAGGGGACGGTCACGGCAGgccgggcacggggctgggctggggtcaggcaggagcagcccccccttccctgccccctCACCTCGCGTagccctccagcagctgggccAGGCGGGCGTAGGTGAGGCGGGACTCCGGCACGCTGATGAGGAAGGGGAAACCGATGTTCTCAGGGCGGCACAAAGCCTTGTGGTCTGGCCAGTGTGTCTTCTGGCATGCCCTGTAACACACACAGCCCCCGTGAGCCCGGCGGGAGCTCAGTAAGGCTGGAGGGGTGCAGCTGGGGTGAGGGGAGCGCTCAGAGCCAGACTGGCTCCGTCCCAAAGGCCGGGCCCATCCCACCTCCTCCCCGTGGGTTGAGCTCTCCCGTCAGAGCAGGAgaccctccctgcctccccgcCAGGCACCCAGCCAACTCACACGTTGCAGTAACCGACTCGGTAGCACCTCGTGCAGCGCCTGAGCTTCTCTTCCTCTGACAGCTGCTTCTTCTGGCAGGCTGCACACTTGGCGACGGGGACGCTGGGTACCTGTGGACGCTGCAGGAGAAAGAACCCTGTTGGGCATGGGAGGGCACCTGGGCAGGATAAGGCAGGCTCGGCAGGCCCTTGGTATGTCACCCTGGTACATCAGCCCTTTGTGCAAGCCCTTCTGTTACTCTCCCCATCCTGTTCAGCCTCCCCCCTGCTCACCTGCTGGACCTGCAGCTCCACGACCCGCTCCTTGGccagctctggggacagcacctcgaagcagagcagcaggtccGTGGGGCAGACCGTGTCAAGACAGTGGGACGGCAGGAACATGCGGTGAAAGCGATTCTTGATCACCTGCCAGGAAAGCAGTGGAACGGAGCCATGTGAGGGCTGCCTCGTGCTCAGAGGGCCGCCCTGCTCTTCCTCTCCCCAGGAAGCCACAGACCTGAGCCCCCCTGTGAActgtggggacagcagcaccacGGGGATGCTGTGCTCCGCTCACCACCCCACCAGGGTGGCACCGCTTGCCCCGCTGCTGTGGCcctgccctgctgagcagggatctgcctggcagcacccagcacacgACACTGCCACCCGTGGACAAAATCCCCTCGTGGAAAAGGGGCTGCTGACGGCAACGCTTCCTGTGGGTGACCCAGGGGCACCCACAAGAGCAGCCCATGGCTTGCAGGCCAGCTGGAGCCCTCTCACCTCTGCCAGGCGCAGGTTCTCTGGTTTCACACGCACGCTGTGGGCCACCGAGTCAAGTACCTCCATGGCACTGGAGTTCTCCTTGCTGATACTCACGAGGAACTGCCATGAAGAAAGCACCCCGTTAGTGATGCCACACCAAGGCACGTGGGCCTTGGCTTCGCACGAGGCTCAGCCCGCTGGCACAGGACCTGTGGCACCTCCAAGAGCTCTCTCAGGCTACCTCCCCAGGACAGTCAGGGGACTTTACCTTGATAGGTTTCTTGTGCGGCTCCTTTGCAAAGTAGTAGACAGTCAGCACCTTCTGCTTCTGGGGGAGGGGCACAGGGAGGTACAGGAAGGGGTCAAAGGTGATGGACACCTGCAGGCATGAAACCACACTCAGTACTGGGAGCTGCTTGTGGCCGAGATCAGCAGGGCAGCGATCCCAGCAGGCCTGAGAGCTACCCCTGCCCTGTGACTCGTGCTCTGAGGGTCTACGAGTGGGGGCTGGAGCCTGAGGCACAGCCAGGACAGAGGCAGGGCCTCCAGAGCTGCCCTACCTTGGAACAGACTGGGCACACCAGCTTGGATTTGTACTGGCCCTGGAATAGGTCCACAATGAAGGAGTCATTCCTCATCTTGTGTCGCTGCCAAGCCTCCTCAGCTACCACCTGCAGGGAGAAAGGGCTCAGCGCTGCCCTAAATCACAGGGGACAGGGCTGCTGTGCAGCACCCAGCGCTCCCAGGTGCATCTTTACCTCATCGGGCCTCCCATCCGAGTCGACGGTCTCTGTGTAGGGCTTGTTCTGGATGCGGTTGAGATCCTCGTGCAGGCCATCCAGCAGGAAGGCCATGAACTCCTGAGCATCGTGCTGGGCGTAGCCAGTGAACTGGCTGGCCTTGCTGGCCACGATCGCCTGGGGGAGCACAGCCGTCAGCCCTGCTGGccccacacacaaacaaacctGCACCCACCCCGCTCACAGAGCACCAGGACAGCCTGGGGCCCTCAGGGGAGCGCTGGGAACCCCcagctgaggagcagctggcagctcctggggagCTTTGGTGCCTACCTTGAGTTTagagggctggaaggcatgGTGAGTGCCCTTCCACAGCGCCCGCAGCAGCATGGCAAAGCCGATGGCCAGGCGGCCCCCCGTCCCCAGCGGGTTGTTGTAGTTGATTTCCGACTCGAAGGACCGATCTGTAAGAGATGGAGGAGAGCGAGGGTGGCTGCGCTGTCCTATCCccggggctgggctctgccGGGCTCCAGGCGTGTGCTCACCGTGGAAGTAATCGCGCAGCTCCCGGGTGTTGGACAGCGACTGGATGACGCTGTTCATGAAGCAGGTGTTGCCCAGGTTCACCAGCCCCGTGAAGCCAGGCAGGCACACCTTCTTCTTCTCGTCCTCGTCCTCATCGTCCTCCACGCTCTCGGTGCTCACGGGGCTGTGCGTCATGGGGGGCACCATGCAGGTCGGTTTGGGCTGTCAAAGCAGAGCTGGGTGTGAGGGTGCTGTGCGCCAGGGGTCTTTGGGAACACCGCATGATCCTGACTAACCGAGGCACCCCTCAGACAGGGCTGGTCTGGAGCCACACACCACCTCCCACCAGGATCGggacagccaggacagctgctgtccccagttctgccagctctgccaggagcaCCGCCACCTCCAGAACAGTTTGCTGCCCCCCCGAGCAGCACCGAGGAGGATGGGCTACAACAAGAGGGAAGAGTGGCCCCCCACTTGCCTCCCAGCCAGGTGAAACACGGCACAGCTCCACTCACCGAGGGGATGTGAGGCTCTTGCTTCACCGCCACATGTTCTGGGGCTGTACGGGCTGCCACACCGTCCAGACCCCCATCCTCAACGCGTGGCTTCTCTTTGTCGCTGGCTCGGGCCTCCTCTTTGCTGGACAGAGGGTGCTGGTTACTGCCCGGGGGGGTCTTATCCAGAGGGGTAGGGCCTGTAGGCATGGCAACCTTTGCACCACCCACTGCACCTTAAAAAGGGGGAAGGGTGGGCCTGTGGTTAGCAGCACCGAGGGCTGCCCACGGCGGGGCTGAGCTGCTCAGCCCATGCTCACACATGCACGCAGGCTCTCGCCCACCCCTCTTCCCAGtgagggaggggagcagcagtGCCCTTCCCCAGCACTTGGCCCACCTCCCTCGCACCTCtcatccctctccctccccaccaccccgTGCCAGAGGGCCCGGTGCCATCCAGGCACTGCTGGCGGTGAGGAAGGCGCCCAGCAGACAGGTAGCACAAGGAGAAGGCAGGGTGCAGACCTCGTGTGGCCGGAGCCTCCAGCCCGCCCCAGCGCTGGCTCTGGCGTTTCTTCAGACAGACATCAATGCGAGACACCGTGAAGTTGTACGTGCACTGGTCCGGCTCAATGAGGTTCCTGCAAGACAGGCAGCAAGTCAGGAGTGCCCCAGACTCCCCAGCAGCTTCAAAGATGCTAAAAAGTCTCTGTTGGGTAGGGCCACAGCCTCCTGACTAGCGTCAACCCCAAGGGGGCCTTCACGAAGCAGGACAGACGTCCCCAAGCCCAGGCACACAGCACGCAGAGGGCCCCATTCCCAACAgatccattctgccagcctccATGTGCCCGCTCTAGCAGGACGCCCCAGCAGAGTGCACACAGGCTGCTCTGGCTCTGCCCATGAGAGCTCCAGATCAGGCTGCAGGCAAGGAAATGCTGGGATTTCCTTCTCTGCAACCATCCCAGGTCTGGAGCACCTGGTGCAGCACGGTGTGAGAAATGCAGATCGTGGCTACGAGCCCAGCTGCTGAAGTGATTGTGCCCTGCACAGAGCGGCCAGCTGGGACCGGTTCCTGCTCCAGCTCTCAGCTCCCTCACCCCAGTGCTGGCTGGAAATTTGGGACCATACCTGAGCTTCACCTGCCACCGGAACACCGTGTGGGGTCCGCAACCAGGGTGGAGGCGAAGGAAGTTTACGTCGCTGCAAAGAAATCAGAAGCAAGTGAGAAGAGGTGAACAAACagagcagcctggctgcagccaggagctCCGCATCTGCTTAGTGCCAACCCAAGACACGCTCGTACCTCGTCTGGAACACCAATGTGAAGTCTTGCTCCCGAAACAAAACCTTGGAAGTCTCCTTGTGAATCTCTTTCACGTAGACGTGCACCACCACCAGGTCATTGCCTTTCTCATACGAGTCATTCTTGACAAAGGTCAGGTTCACAATAGGCTCTGGCTCTGAGCAAGGAAAGCCATGGAGAGAGGTTACCCTCCTTGCAAGCACGGCCTTCCCAACCAGACCAGCCTAGGGACACCCGTGGGCTCCAGCCACTCACCAtcagctgctgcttccagaGCCACGTCGTCCTTGGACCAGTCCCTCTTCTCATTGTCCCTGCCCAGGggaggggtggctgcagggatggCCTTGGAGCTCTCCCCCAGGACGGACGCGCAGTCCCGGCCCCGCGAGGCCTCGGCAGGGCTGCTCGGCTGCAGGATTCTCTTCTCCACACAGGTGGCAACGCGGTGGGGGAACACCTCTGTGGTGGCTGCAAGTGGTGGCATCTCCACGGGAACAGTCTCCTTGGCCAAAACCACAGCCTTTAGAGGAAAAAGGAAGCGGTGAAGAAGAGACAACTTCACTGCCATGTGCCCCAGCCAGGCAGGCACAGCCTCACCGTGCCCACACATCCCACCTGCCCCGCTTGGACCCCTGAGCTCCACAGCCTCAGCCCAGCGATTGCAGGTTCcccctgcctggggcagtgTTAGTTACCAAGCCCTGGACTTTATTTAACCCCATCCTCCACCACAGCCATGCCCAAAGCAGCCCTCAGCACCACCCAAGGCGCCCAGGAGCCCATCTCATCCCGCAGGGCCGTGCCTCTACAcgagggctgggggagcacgGATCAGTCAGGTCCTCAGGTACCTTCTCCAGTGGTGGTGCAAGGTCAGCCAGGGCCGTGGGTGCATCGCCCTGGCCGGCTCTGCCGTTGCGGCGGCTGCCAGCCCTCCCGCCGTGCCCCTTGCTGGGCTCCACGCTGCCGGTGACTCTGGCATTGGGCTCGTCTTCGGTTGGAGCCACTTTGAGGTAAACTGCCCGCTTGGCGCTGGGGCCACTCTGCGTCCCTGGGCTGGCTGGGCTTTTCCCTCCCAGGGCCTCGCTTCTTCCCTGAGCACGCTTGGGGTTGGAGGGCTCCCGCCGGGTCCTCGGTGGCTCTGTGCTTTCAGCCCGGGGCTCTTCTGgggccagctctgcagcagcagccttctCCTTCCCGTTCTCCCAGCACATGGCCCCTTTGGCCAGCTCTTTGGATCcatccttccttctcttctgtcAAAAGCAGGGCAGCACAGTGGGGAGATGTCCAGGCAGCTCTTTGCAGAGCCTGACCCTCACCACCCCTTCCTAGGGCATGCCAGGGGCACACCACCACCCGCCCCCTGGGACAGAGGCATCGGGCTTAACGCCCCCATGCAGCACAGGGATGCAGGATGTGCCCCAAAGTGCTCCCTGGACAAGGGCAGCTCAAGAGCAGGGAGCAAAACCCTCAGccagctctgccaggctgcCTACAGTCCCCCAAAAGGCAGAGCTCCCCCCTCCTCTTACCAGAAGTGAAGTCCAGGTGTGAAGCGGGATCTTCTTCTGAAGCACCAGCTGCAGGAAGTTGCCCTTCTTGCACTGGACCTTGCTGCAGGAGCCCTCGATCTCCTCATAGAACTGACAGCTCCACTGGCGCCCATCTGCAGTCAAAGAAGGATGGCACCTCAGGCAGCAGTCCACCCAACCCACGGCCCTCTTTCACCTGCCCCAGGGGCCAGAAGAGCGCTTGCCCAGAGCCAGagaggctgcaggcaggctgccACCACACCCCATGAGCCTTCAGGGCAACACCAGCTCCCTGGGGTTTGCTTTGTACATCTGGCTGGCCTCCTTCCCGGAGGGAAGGCCCTGTGtctccctgccccaggggcACAGACACTTTTCCAAGGGATACCCAGCGCCGACTCGATCTCCCCAGCGAGCaggggacagctgcaggcagcacggcAGCGGGCACCTGTTCGCTTGGCAGAGAGGAGCCGGAtcctgccccccagccctccaCCCTTCTTCTTTTACGCTGCTCTCATATCAGCCTGGCTGAAGCAGTGCCAGCTGACAGCAGGGCATTGCCTCTGAAGGAAAGGTTTCATGCTGGCCTGGAGCAGCCTCACATCCAGCCCACAGCCACGCCAAGCCctgctggaaaaatatttgctctgcTGCCCATACCTGGCAGTTTGACCACGCAGTCGGTGTCGGTGAAAGCGGCATCCACGTCCTCCACCTTCAGAGCCCCGCTGCCCAAGTTCAGCTTGACAATGATCTCGTCAGCGTTCTGCTTCcagtccagcagcagctctgcgaGAGGGAGGAAAGCGTTAACGCCAGCCCGGGGCACGAGGCCACGGCACGCACACACCTGGGCAGGGGAGCACGAGCCCGGACGCACGTCTGCTCGAAGGAGGTCAGCACGGAGGACACGGAGCATGCCAACAAACCGAGGCACTTGGAACCCGCTCTTATCAGCCCACGAACGAGGGCCTGAGCACGTGTTGCAGCAGGTCAGGTGAATCCCAGTGGGAACCAGAGAGATCAGAAGGCAGAAAGGCTTGGCCCAGTCACGTGCAGCGCAACGGCTGGGAAGAAGGGGCGGCTCCTGTCAGCTACAAAGCGATTGCTGCTTTCCCAGGGAACGAGGAAGCCGCAGAATTTACTCTGGGGGATTCAAGTGGACTCTGACCACAACCAGAAATTGCCACTTCCCTTTGCATATGCAAATTGGGCAGCTCAGTTGCAATCATCAAGAGCACTGTACTCCTGCCAGGTAGGCGCTGTTAAGGCAGCTGTAACACGGGTGggccagccagcatggcaaaagcaTCTCGTCCAGGGAAAAAACATTACAGCAGCATCcctccctgcaggcacagccccaTCAGGTGTCTGCCAGGCTCCAGGGCTGGCCGGGTGGCATCCTAAAATctccaaaggcaaaaaaaaaagctgacgtTTCCTTCATTGCCATTTGGTTTAGTTCCACTTTCTGTGTCACGAtggggctctgctctgcccgtCTCAAGGTGGGGACGTGGAGCCAAGGCAAAAACAGTCAACAGCACCTGATGGGTGACGTGGCCAGGGACCTTCCCGCCCAAAAACCAGCGGGAGGATGCTGGCAACAAAGATATCCTGGGGCTGTGCTCAGGGGCACCGTGACACCTGGGCCAGGAGCCGCCTGCCACGTGCCCTGGGGCCTCTCCTTTGCAGAGGGCCCTGCCCACCACACGTGCCCTGCTCTGCGAAGGCTGCACCCTGTTAGGAGCATGGGGCAAGGGAGCACTCAAGTTAGTTCTGCCGAACGCCAGAGCACAGGGCAACGACAAGGTGAGAGCTCCAGGTCCCTTGGCATGGGCGCTCGGTGGCCATGCACTGGCAGCCAGAGCACACCTCCACTTACCCTCCTCCGAGTCCCTCTCCTGGGGGGTCTCAGCCTGCTCAGGCTCAGGGCGAGACACTGGTGGGCAGAGAAGCAGAGCGCAGGTGGGGCTGTTGTTCTGGCACCTCAGAGCACGGGCTGGCACTCCGACACCCCAAATATCACACAGCGCCAGACCTCTGCCCAGGATTTCCATTCTGCACGCGCTGCTCgtttccttcctctgcccctTCCACCTCCCCTACAGCCccgagccctgcctgcagcaagcCAGACCCCACAACAGGTGCTGTGCCCCCCACTCCTCTGCAGTGGGAGCAAAACAACCTCGCTGCGCCGGGCAGGCAGCGCTGCTTCGAGGCATGTCTGGCTGCGGAGCTGTGGTAACTGGGCTGCGAGCCCTGCCAAGTCTCTGCTGGGCCACAGAGGAGAGGCTCTGCCTTGATCCTACACAGAGAGCCCGGTGTTTGGTTGTGCTCAAACCCATCCTGCTGTAAGGAGAGAACctggcagcccagctgcacTTTAACATTCCCACTGCTGCGCagcctgccagcagccagggctAAAACTTCCTTGAGCTCAGGCCGGGGAACCGAGCAGGTCCCGATTAGGACCTGACACTTaatccctgctccctgcagaaTTACCTCTGAGAGCCAGCAGCGTCTCAGGGTCAGCTCCACCCGCACAGGGCGCTGTGCTGCGACAGGCAAAGGGTGTCAACGTGACAGCACCTCGTCCTGAAGCACGCAGCCAGTGACAACGGGAGCTGTGGTCTCCACTCCAGAGCACCCACAGGGCTGTCGCTGCCCTCCTCGGCAGgctccagagcagcaggaaatCACCCTCGaccactgcagctgctggtggagCCAGCCTGCCCCCATTACACTGCACAAAGGGGATGGAGGCAGCACAGCCCACATCACAGCCCCCACGagggcaggagcccccccacGCTGGGTGTGAGTGCCCCgggaggcagcacagcccctgcagcgAGAGGAGGCAGCAGCGCTGTGCTCGCAGCGCCCTGGGGTTTAGCCCTGGGGAGCGTTCCAGCAGAGCTGGGTAAGCGCTCTTTTACCTTGCCCTATAAATCACCGGGTTATTTTGAGGCTGCAGCAGTCGGAACGCAGCGGGCACAGAATCCCAGCCATTTGCCAGGGCCACTGCTGGAGGAGGAACccgtgctgcctcctgcccgcAGGCGCTGCCCGCCCAGCGCAGCGGCCCGCACCCGGAGCACTTTTTGTCATCGGATACGCAGCGGCCGGGGAGGGAACTGCTGCAGAGTGCCCGTTTCGGCGCCTCGCCTCGCCGTGAAGGTGAGGCAACAGCCCCACCCGCAGGCTCTGCGCCCGTCTGTGGCGCCCAGGCTGGGGAGCAGAAGTATGTCCAGCTGCGAGGGCACCTGCAGGGCTGCGGGCTGCTCCCCCTAGCCCGAAGCAGCGACTGGAAACAGCCACCGTCAGCTCCAGGCTTCAACTGAGGGCAGGGAGCCGACCTCCCTCACATCCCCGGGGCTAAGCAGCACCCAAAGAAAGGAGGTTACAGGTCCGGGGAGGACACCGTGCCAAAGAGGATCCCGTGGCAGGGTTACAGGCAGCCACAGGAAGCGATTAGTTAAATCTGCTTAGCCCGGCAGATGGCTGCAGGATCCCACCCCAGGGGGCCGAGAAAGCATCACGCCGGGGGCTCTCAC
It encodes the following:
- the USP19 gene encoding ubiquitin carboxyl-terminal hydrolase 19 isoform X5, which produces MSSSTNAPGQRRVSRGLDDATNKKKQKDRANQESKEELLLDWKQNADEIIVKLNLGSGALKVEDVDAAFTDTDCVVKLPDGRQWSCQFYEEIEGSCSKVQCKKGNFLQLVLQKKIPLHTWTSLLKRRKDGSKELAKGAMCWENGKEKAAAAELAPEEPRAESTEPPRTRREPSNPKRAQGRSEALGGKSPASPGTQSGPSAKRAVYLKVAPTEDEPNARVTGSVEPSKGHGGRAGSRRNGRAGQGDAPTALADLAPPLEKAVVLAKETVPVEMPPLAATTEVFPHRVATCVEKRILQPSSPAEASRGRDCASVLGESSKAIPAATPPLGRDNEKRDWSKDDVALEAAADEPEPIVNLTFVKNDSYEKGNDLVVVHVYVKEIHKETSKVLFREQDFTLVFQTSDVNFLRLHPGCGPHTVFRWQVKLRNLIEPDQCTYNFTVSRIDVCLKKRQSQRWGGLEAPATRGAVGGAKVAMPTGPTPLDKTPPGSNQHPLSSKEEARASDKEKPRVEDGGLDGVAARTAPEHVAVKQEPHIPSPKPTCMVPPMTHSPVSTESVEDDEDEDEKKKVCLPGFTGLVNLGNTCFMNSVIQSLSNTRELRDYFHDRSFESEINYNNPLGTGGRLAIGFAMLLRALWKGTHHAFQPSKLKAIVASKASQFTGYAQHDAQEFMAFLLDGLHEDLNRIQNKPYTETVDSDGRPDEVVAEEAWQRHKMRNDSFIVDLFQGQYKSKLVCPVCSKVSITFDPFLYLPVPLPQKQKVLTVYYFAKEPHKKPIKFLVSISKENSSAMEVLDSVAHSVRVKPENLRLAEVIKNRFHRMFLPSHCLDTVCPTDLLLCFEVLSPELAKERVVELQVQQRPQVPSVPVAKCAACQKKQLSEEEKLRRCTRCYRVGYCNVACQKTHWPDHKALCRPENIGFPFLISVPESRLTYARLAQLLEGYARYSVSVFQPPFQLGRMSPEQGLQPLLPDKPEPLAKSSCTAATSAPELGDEDRASGLLQEPPLSPAVPELHPELGDSSTVRSKVLPARSSLLSLDSGFSEHVESQGDSCCEKEPSYERALKPEAAIPGYQHTPDSLSARATQFYINKIDAANKEYKLEDKGDAPLELTDDCSLALVWKNNERLKEFVLVESKELECVEDPGSASEAARAGHFTLEQCLNLFTKPEVLAPEEAWYCPKCKQHREASKQLMLWRLPNVLIIQLKRFSFRSFIWRDKINDMVDFPVRSLDLSKFCIGRKGEQQLPMYDLYAVINHYGGMIGGHYTAYARLPNDKNSQRSDVGWRLFDDSTVTTVDESQVVTRYAYVLFYRRRNSPVERPLPGHPPDHRAERTPSAEAAASQASLIWQELEAEEQELQLEAPQRPARNSWRPRGQKRSPGTPQHPDEGCVRYFVLATTAAIVALFLNVFYPLIYQTRWR
- the USP19 gene encoding ubiquitin carboxyl-terminal hydrolase 19 isoform X2; the protein is MSSSTNAPGQRRVSRGLDDATNKKKQKDRANQESKEVSRPEPEQAETPQERDSEEELLLDWKQNADEIIVKLNLGSGALKVEDVDAAFTDTDCVVKLPDGRQWSCQFYEEIEGSCSKVQCKKGNFLQLVLQKKIPLHTWTSLLRRKDGSKELAKGAMCWENGKEKAAAAELAPEEPRAESTEPPRTRREPSNPKRAQGRSEALGGKSPASPGTQSGPSAKRAVYLKVAPTEDEPNARVTGSVEPSKGHGGRAGSRRNGRAGQGDAPTALADLAPPLEKAVVLAKETVPVEMPPLAATTEVFPHRVATCVEKRILQPSSPAEASRGRDCASVLGESSKAIPAATPPLGRDNEKRDWSKDDVALEAAADEPEPIVNLTFVKNDSYEKGNDLVVVHVYVKEIHKETSKVLFREQDFTLVFQTSDVNFLRLHPGCGPHTVFRWQVKLRNLIEPDQCTYNFTVSRIDVCLKKRQSQRWGGLEAPATRGAVGGAKVAMPTGPTPLDKTPPGSNQHPLSSKEEARASDKEKPRVEDGGLDGVAARTAPEHVAVKQEPHIPSPKPTCMVPPMTHSPVSTESVEDDEDEDEKKKVCLPGFTGLVNLGNTCFMNSVIQSLSNTRELRDYFHDRSFESEINYNNPLGTGGRLAIGFAMLLRALWKGTHHAFQPSKLKAIVASKASQFTGYAQHDAQEFMAFLLDGLHEDLNRIQNKPYTETVDSDGRPDEVVAEEAWQRHKMRNDSFIVDLFQGQYKSKLVCPVCSKVSITFDPFLYLPVPLPQKQKVLTVYYFAKEPHKKPIKFLVSISKENSSAMEVLDSVAHSVRVKPENLRLAEVIKNRFHRMFLPSHCLDTVCPTDLLLCFEVLSPELAKERVVELQVQQRPQVPSVPVAKCAACQKKQLSEEEKLRRCTRCYRVGYCNVACQKTHWPDHKALCRPENIGFPFLISVPESRLTYARLAQLLEGYARYSVSVFQPPFQLGRMSPEQGLQPLLPDKPEPLAKSSCTAATSAPELGDEDRASGLLQEPPLSPAVPELHPELGDSSTVRSKVLPARSSLLSLDSGFSEHVESQGDSCCEKEPSYERALKPEAAIPGYQHTPDSLSARATQFYINKIDAANKEYKLEDKGDAPLELTDDCSLALVWKNNERLKEFVLVESKELECVEDPGSASEAARAGHFTLEQCLNLFTKPEVLAPEEAWYCPKCKQHREASKQLMLWRLPNVLIIQLKRFSFRSFIWRDKINDMVDFPVRSLDLSKFCIGRKGEQQLPMYDLYAVINHYGGMIGGHYTAYARLPNDKNSQRSDVGWRLFDDSTVTTVDESQVVTRYAYVLFYRRRNSPVERPLPGHPPDHRAERTPSAEAAASQASLIWQELEAEEQELQLEAPQRPARNSWRPRGQKRSPGTPQHPDEGCVRYFVLATTAAIVALFLNVFYPLIYQTRWR
- the USP19 gene encoding ubiquitin carboxyl-terminal hydrolase 19 isoform X1 — its product is MSSSTNAPGQRRVSRGLDDATNKKKQKDRANQESKEVSRPEPEQAETPQERDSEEELLLDWKQNADEIIVKLNLGSGALKVEDVDAAFTDTDCVVKLPDGRQWSCQFYEEIEGSCSKVQCKKGNFLQLVLQKKIPLHTWTSLLKRRKDGSKELAKGAMCWENGKEKAAAAELAPEEPRAESTEPPRTRREPSNPKRAQGRSEALGGKSPASPGTQSGPSAKRAVYLKVAPTEDEPNARVTGSVEPSKGHGGRAGSRRNGRAGQGDAPTALADLAPPLEKAVVLAKETVPVEMPPLAATTEVFPHRVATCVEKRILQPSSPAEASRGRDCASVLGESSKAIPAATPPLGRDNEKRDWSKDDVALEAAADEPEPIVNLTFVKNDSYEKGNDLVVVHVYVKEIHKETSKVLFREQDFTLVFQTSDVNFLRLHPGCGPHTVFRWQVKLRNLIEPDQCTYNFTVSRIDVCLKKRQSQRWGGLEAPATRGAVGGAKVAMPTGPTPLDKTPPGSNQHPLSSKEEARASDKEKPRVEDGGLDGVAARTAPEHVAVKQEPHIPSPKPTCMVPPMTHSPVSTESVEDDEDEDEKKKVCLPGFTGLVNLGNTCFMNSVIQSLSNTRELRDYFHDRSFESEINYNNPLGTGGRLAIGFAMLLRALWKGTHHAFQPSKLKAIVASKASQFTGYAQHDAQEFMAFLLDGLHEDLNRIQNKPYTETVDSDGRPDEVVAEEAWQRHKMRNDSFIVDLFQGQYKSKLVCPVCSKVSITFDPFLYLPVPLPQKQKVLTVYYFAKEPHKKPIKFLVSISKENSSAMEVLDSVAHSVRVKPENLRLAEVIKNRFHRMFLPSHCLDTVCPTDLLLCFEVLSPELAKERVVELQVQQRPQVPSVPVAKCAACQKKQLSEEEKLRRCTRCYRVGYCNVACQKTHWPDHKALCRPENIGFPFLISVPESRLTYARLAQLLEGYARYSVSVFQPPFQLGRMSPEQGLQPLLPDKPEPLAKSSCTAATSAPELGDEDRASGLLQEPPLSPAVPELHPELGDSSTVRSKVLPARSSLLSLDSGFSEHVESQGDSCCEKEPSYERALKPEAAIPGYQHTPDSLSARATQFYINKIDAANKEYKLEDKGDAPLELTDDCSLALVWKNNERLKEFVLVESKELECVEDPGSASEAARAGHFTLEQCLNLFTKPEVLAPEEAWYCPKCKQHREASKQLMLWRLPNVLIIQLKRFSFRSFIWRDKINDMVDFPVRSLDLSKFCIGRKGEQQLPMYDLYAVINHYGGMIGGHYTAYARLPNDKNSQRSDVGWRLFDDSTVTTVDESQVVTRYAYVLFYRRRNSPVERPLPGHPPDHRAERTPSAEAAASQASLIWQELEAEEQELQLEAPQRPARNSWRPRGQKRSPGTPQHPDEGCVRYFVLATTAAIVALFLNVFYPLIYQTRWR